A genomic window from Pseudomonas alcaligenes includes:
- a CDS encoding LysR substrate-binding domain-containing protein encodes MHFDLADLRLLSAIAATGSLSKAAASVPVAVSAASTRLRLFEQRCGLSLFIRRADGMQPTPAGRLVLERSRSVLGEAEKLSATLRELAGAERITLQLAATTVANSTFLPAALGPFLADYPEIDLQLVEQKSSEILEAVQAGECEIGVYDGNLPTGGLLSLPFRDDKLVLLVPRQHALAERHMAPLRDALGYAFVCLPAERAMQRFIEGMAMKYVMPLKIRVRAPSFDAIAQLVAQDVGIAMLPEAAASRFALELPVRIVPLEDAWATRELRLCIRGWEELSPHARQLVNFLASAAQARG; translated from the coding sequence TTGCATTTCGATCTCGCCGACCTGCGCCTGCTCAGTGCCATCGCCGCCACCGGCAGCCTGAGCAAGGCGGCCGCCAGCGTACCGGTGGCGGTGTCCGCCGCCAGCACGCGCCTGCGCCTGTTCGAGCAACGCTGCGGGCTGAGCCTGTTCATCCGCAGGGCCGATGGCATGCAGCCGACCCCGGCCGGCCGCCTGGTGCTGGAACGCAGCCGCAGCGTGCTGGGCGAGGCAGAAAAGCTCAGCGCCACCCTGCGCGAGCTGGCCGGTGCCGAGCGCATCACCCTGCAGCTGGCCGCCACCACGGTGGCCAACAGTACCTTCCTGCCCGCCGCGCTCGGCCCCTTCCTCGCCGACTACCCGGAGATCGACCTGCAGCTGGTGGAGCAGAAGAGCAGCGAGATCCTCGAGGCCGTGCAGGCGGGCGAGTGCGAGATCGGCGTGTACGACGGCAACCTGCCCACCGGTGGCCTGCTCTCCCTGCCCTTTCGCGACGACAAGCTGGTGCTGCTGGTGCCGCGCCAGCATGCGCTGGCTGAACGACACATGGCGCCCCTGCGCGACGCCCTCGGCTATGCCTTCGTCTGCCTGCCGGCCGAGCGCGCCATGCAGCGCTTCATCGAGGGCATGGCGATGAAGTACGTGATGCCACTGAAGATCCGGGTGCGCGCGCCGAGCTTCGACGCCATCGCCCAGCTGGTGGCCCAGGACGTCGGTATCGCCATGCTGCCCGAGGCCGCCGCCAGCCGCTTCGCCCTGGAACTGCCGGTGCGCATCGTGCCGCTGGAGGACGCCTGGGCCACCCGCGAACTGCGCCTGTGCATCCGAGGCTGGGAAGAGCTGTCACCCCATGCGCGGCAGCTGGTGAACTTTCTGGCCAGCGCCGCTCAGGCCCGCGGATGA
- a CDS encoding helix-turn-helix domain-containing protein produces the protein MPAIDAPVLLYLWDKRTFYLSAFSEPLQLSQAAAMLLISLDDELLLHSQGTSLYGRSILLPPGLELIVDSRGSRVAICYLDVFGEDFALLAPRMARQEAGLLHGLDEEALWISRFDALHRSSAGPEAIWDWLERLINPERLVPPGFTCDPRIVRAVELIKADVSCNQSIDYLAERVGLSVPRLTQLFRQKIGIPIRRYRQWHRLFVTCVGVARGMSLTDAAVAAGFTDSAHFSHTFRSIIGMAPTTVLAQPGGIRLYAG, from the coding sequence ATGCCAGCCATCGATGCACCGGTGCTGCTGTACCTGTGGGACAAGCGCACCTTCTACCTCAGTGCCTTCAGCGAGCCGCTGCAGTTGTCGCAGGCTGCCGCCATGCTGCTGATCAGCCTGGACGACGAACTGCTGCTGCACAGCCAGGGCACCAGCCTGTACGGTCGCAGCATCCTGTTGCCGCCGGGCCTGGAGCTGATCGTGGACAGCCGTGGTTCGCGCGTGGCGATCTGCTACCTGGACGTGTTCGGCGAAGACTTCGCCCTGCTGGCGCCGCGCATGGCGAGGCAGGAAGCCGGGTTGCTGCATGGCCTGGACGAGGAGGCCTTGTGGATCAGCCGCTTCGATGCGCTGCATCGCAGCAGCGCGGGCCCCGAGGCCATCTGGGACTGGCTGGAGCGCCTGATCAACCCAGAGCGTCTGGTGCCGCCGGGGTTCACCTGCGATCCGCGCATCGTCCGCGCGGTGGAGTTGATCAAGGCCGACGTGTCGTGCAATCAGTCCATCGACTACCTCGCCGAGCGGGTCGGCCTGTCGGTGCCGCGCCTGACCCAGCTGTTCCGCCAGAAGATCGGCATCCCCATCCGTCGCTACCGCCAGTGGCACCGCCTGTTCGTCACCTGCGTCGGCGTGGCGCGCGGCATGAGCCTGACCGATGCCGCGGTGGCCGCCGGCTTCACCGATTCGGCGCATTTCAGCCATACCTTCCGCAGCATCATCGGGATGGCGCCCACCACCGTGCTGGCCCAGCCCGGCGGCATCCGACTGTACGCCGGCTGA
- a CDS encoding alkene reductase has product MPTQLLSPTRLHDLELRNHMVMAPMTRSRADAAGVPRASTATYYAQRASAGLIISEAINISEDAIGSPLTPGLYSEAQIAAWRQVTEAVHAAGGRIFAQLWHTGRVGHSSVRGGVLPVAPSAVAIQGQQHFTLEGMQDYEVPRELGLDEIRAIIGDYRRAAENAKRAGFDGVELHAAFGYLPNQFLVDSANLRSDEYGGSIAKRSRFVLEVMQALIDVWGSARVGIKLSPVIPFNSMIDSDPQALYSYLLGELNGLRPGYVHLMRALFPLDQLPHWPRDVLATFGPLIDSPLIANGGYDADSAEAALKAGEAALVSFGTPFVANPDLPARYARGAELAQADRATLYGGEDAGYIDYPTL; this is encoded by the coding sequence ATGCCGACTCAACTGCTCAGCCCGACCCGCCTGCATGACCTGGAGCTGCGTAATCACATGGTGATGGCGCCGATGACACGCTCGCGGGCCGATGCCGCCGGGGTTCCGCGCGCCTCCACGGCGACCTACTACGCGCAGCGCGCCAGTGCCGGGCTGATCATCAGCGAGGCGATCAACATCTCCGAGGATGCCATCGGCAGCCCGCTGACCCCGGGGCTGTACAGCGAGGCGCAGATCGCCGCCTGGCGGCAGGTCACCGAGGCGGTACATGCGGCGGGCGGCCGGATATTCGCCCAGCTCTGGCACACCGGCCGGGTCGGCCACTCCAGCGTGCGTGGCGGTGTGCTGCCGGTGGCGCCCTCGGCGGTGGCGATCCAGGGCCAGCAGCACTTCACCCTGGAGGGCATGCAGGATTACGAGGTGCCACGCGAACTCGGCCTGGACGAGATCCGCGCGATCATCGGCGATTACCGCCGCGCCGCCGAGAATGCCAAGCGGGCCGGCTTCGATGGCGTCGAGCTGCATGCGGCATTCGGCTACCTGCCCAACCAGTTCCTGGTGGATTCCGCCAACCTGCGCAGCGACGAGTACGGCGGCAGCATCGCCAAGCGCAGCCGCTTCGTGCTGGAGGTGATGCAGGCGCTGATCGACGTCTGGGGCAGCGCCCGGGTGGGCATCAAGCTGTCGCCGGTGATCCCGTTCAACAGCATGATCGACAGCGATCCCCAGGCGCTCTACAGCTACCTGCTGGGCGAGCTGAACGGCCTGCGCCCGGGCTATGTGCACCTGATGCGCGCACTGTTCCCGCTGGATCAGTTGCCCCATTGGCCGCGCGATGTGCTGGCGACCTTCGGCCCCCTGATCGACAGCCCGCTGATCGCCAACGGCGGCTATGACGCCGACAGCGCAGAGGCCGCACTCAAGGCCGGCGAGGCCGCGCTGGTGTCCTTCGGCACGCCCTTCGTCGCCAATCCCGACCTGCCGGCCCGCTATGCGCGCGGTGCCGAACTGGCCCAGGCCGATCGCGCCACCCTCTATGGAGGCGAGGACGCGGGCTACATCGACTACCCGACGCTCTGA
- a CDS encoding DMT family transporter — protein MNALSLHYRLWLNDGRLFAVLSAAGFSLKAIFVKLAYAAAPVDAITLLAMRMGLALPLFAWLLWLSRGTGNAPLGGMDVLRILLLGMLGYYLSSLFDFYGLESISAGLERLILFSYPTLVLLFQAVALREPPSRRTLLAMGLCYAGLGIAFVHDLHLGDAGTQVLQGAAWVFASAVTYALYYFGTGRTVQRLGSMRLAGLAGGASALMVLAHYGLSRDVTQLASLPGQVWLYAALMALLSTALPIYWMALAVQRMGAAHTAAIGNLGPVLTILASWALLGEVVSLYQMAGLALVLFGVSRLRPTKSP, from the coding sequence ATGAACGCCCTCAGCCTGCACTACCGCCTCTGGCTCAACGATGGCCGCCTGTTCGCCGTATTGTCCGCCGCCGGCTTCAGCCTCAAGGCCATCTTCGTCAAGCTCGCCTACGCGGCCGCCCCGGTGGACGCCATCACCCTGCTGGCCATGCGCATGGGGCTGGCCCTGCCGCTGTTCGCCTGGCTGCTCTGGCTGAGCCGTGGCACGGGCAACGCCCCGCTCGGGGGCATGGACGTGCTGCGCATCCTGCTGCTCGGCATGCTCGGCTACTACCTCTCCAGCCTCTTCGATTTCTACGGCCTGGAGTCGATCAGCGCGGGGCTGGAGCGGCTGATCCTGTTTTCCTACCCGACCCTGGTGTTGCTGTTCCAGGCCGTGGCCCTGCGCGAACCGCCGAGCCGGCGCACCCTGCTGGCGATGGGGCTGTGCTACGCCGGCCTGGGCATCGCCTTCGTCCATGACCTGCACCTGGGCGATGCCGGCACGCAGGTGCTGCAGGGCGCGGCCTGGGTGTTCGCCAGCGCCGTTACCTATGCGCTGTACTACTTCGGCACCGGCAGGACGGTGCAGCGCCTGGGTTCCATGCGCCTGGCCGGGCTGGCCGGCGGCGCGTCCGCGCTGATGGTGCTGGCGCACTACGGGCTCAGCCGCGACGTGACGCAACTGGCCAGCCTGCCGGGGCAGGTCTGGCTGTACGCGGCGCTGATGGCGCTGCTGTCCACGGCCCTGCCGATCTACTGGATGGCGCTGGCCGTGCAGCGCATGGGCGCCGCGCACACGGCGGCCATCGGCAACCTGGGGCCGGTGCTGACCATCCTGGCGTCCTGGGCACTGCTCGGCGAGGTGGTGTCGCTTTACCAGATGGCGGGCCTGGCGCTGGTGCTGTTCGGCGTTTCGCGGCTGCGACCGACGAAGTCTCCCTGA